The sequence aaaaaattccatgaaagcggaaagtgtcatcactgcagtgcatactgcacaggctaatctgggacgatactttatgaacatgcataaagcctggtttTACCAGTGTGAAGCGCTCctttaaaattcataaatattcttCATTGACTTCAGGTCGTTTATCATTTCACGGAATCCATCCTCAGGGCCCCTACCTGAGTCAGAAGGAGGCAACGCAGCCATACATCGACCGCTTTGTCTCGGAGCGACTGCCCAGGTGGATGAAATACTTTGAGAGGGTGCTCTCTAACAATCAGGAAGGGAAAGGGTAATGGTTCAAAATTACAGGCTAATAAGACGGTTTCATTTAAGCTCCATTATGTTGAAAGCTGTAGGGAAAAAGATCAGATTCTATTTTTATTATGCCAAGAGAAATAACAAACCATGTAAACACAAGAGCTTTCACAACCAATACAGGGACACTTTTGAGTCCTCCTTCTTGGAATAATCAGAGCAATATTTGCTAATGTTAAAAGAACAACTAGAATGCTCCCTAAGTTGGGATCACATTATTGAACTCTAAATCACACTAAAGACACTACAATGTATTTCATCACAATTATAATGAACCTGCAAAAACCCCGAGTGTATTGAAATTtgaaagggacttgttcacagattctAACAATTGTGTgccccttaaaggggccttttcacgtttgggtaaattgacaaaattgaaaaaagttgtttcagattcgcaaatttttgttttagttatgatatttgtgaggaaacagtagcaaataaagtaatactgaacatttaccatgctctaaaatagccattatatgcatcttttgacgatttaaaaacccgaaaattataaagctttgcaacgcgaaacaaattaataattttgagagttctgttgttgtcgttatattttgtgaaacaacgaggattggttatatgaagtataaaatacacctgtcattgtatccggaaggatggccgagtggtctaagtgggagactttttactccagactccaggggtcagtggttcgagccctgctgagggttactttttttttctttttttacattttattcttgattttttgctggagctttttatatccgatattaacatttatcaatataaagcatttgatgacaaacttcaaaacatgccaaaatctgttaaaaggccacTTTAAGTGAGGCATACAGTTTCCAAACTGTCTGACAGTTTGTCATTCTGCACTTTTTTGTTTCCACCCTCTAACTCTATCAGTTTCGATAGGGATTGTCACCAAACTTCCTGAATATGTTTATTAGCATTTAGCATTTTTATGAGCATATTTAAGAGTTAATTGAGCATTTAcaatgaaactgtatgcataGAAACCGTGTATAAAAAAGACACTTGAGATTGAAAATAACTTGATCACTAGCAACGCAGACAATGTCATAGCCTAATCGTAAAACCAATTTAAGTTAAATCCCCACGCTCAAACACGCTATAATTTTGCGTTGTTTTTACTCCTATGACATTactgtattttgtatttgttgatTGATTGATTTGTTAGATTTGTGGTTgatttaatataacatatttaaacttaaatgataATTTTGTAAAAGGGCATAGAGGTTACTGtttcagacttttttttttcTCTTAGATTTCTGTATGGTGACAAACTAAGTTACGCTGATCTAGCTCTGTTGCACATCGTCAGAGCAACGGAAGCCCAGTTTCCTGAGGCATTCAAGGCAGCAGACTATATGCAGAACCTGAAAGACTTCAAACTTCGCATGGAGGCCCGCAAGAACATTGCAGACTACTTAAGATCTGATAAATGGCTAGGATTTTCTGGTGACAGTATGATGTAATTTTGGGGAGAAAAATATGTAAATGAGATACAAAGGTGCTGTTCTCCATTTTGTTTGGCTCTTTTCTGTAATCAATGCTACCCCATCTGTTACTTGAATCAAAGTTATCAAAATTTACCCAATCCTGCTCTGGTAAATGATGAGCCAGACTTGCTCAGATTCTGAGCATAATATCAACAGCCTTTGAACATTTTCTATGTTTTAACTAATCATTTAAGAATTTGAGCTTTTGTGCTTTGGTGTTAGAACTTCTAATTTCTAATGACTTAAACAGATACAGAAATTCTCTCAGAGTTTAGACTGTACAAAAATCATACTGTTTATAGGAGTGgcattgttttttataattgtgcCCTTTATAACTACTGACAAATTTCACATTCATTAACtggttgttattaaaatataataatattgctTGAATGTCATACCTTTCTTGATTCAAATGCATGAATGTAATTATTagatataaaatgatattttattaattgatgttttgttgtattttaatCAGTATTTAATGCTATGAACtgcaacatttattgcaaaagaaatgcattaatat is a genomic window of Dreissena polymorpha isolate Duluth1 unplaced genomic scaffold, UMN_Dpol_1.0 chrUn003, whole genome shotgun sequence containing:
- the LOC127863245 gene encoding glutathione S-transferase-like isoform X3; this encodes MSDEWILYYYPRFPGRAEFVRLVFVEAGVPWKECGLDGPSVWKLICGGEMPGYPHFAPPVLQKGDLQISQTSVICKYLGEQFGLVPDSVEDRIHAEQISLSCHDYIAEGRLSFHGIHPQGPYLSQKEATQPYIDRFVSERLPRWMKYFERVLSNNQEGKGFLYGDKLSYADLALLHIVRATEAQFPEAFKAADYMQNLKDFKLRMEARKNIADYLRSDKWLGFSGDSMM